A genomic window from Salvelinus sp. IW2-2015 linkage group LG13, ASM291031v2, whole genome shotgun sequence includes:
- the zranb2 gene encoding zinc finger Ran-binding domain-containing protein 2 isoform X1, with translation MDTKIPGKSFRVSDGDWICPDKKCGNVNFARRTSCNRCGSEKTTEAKMMKAGGTEIGKTLAEKSRGLFSANDWQCKTCGNVNWARRSECNMCNTPKYAKLEERTGYGGGFNERENVEYIDREESDGEYDEFGRKKKKYRGKPGSRSSSKESEKKAEPVKPEEEEEEDDDEEEGDLSKYKLDDDDDDDDDDADLSKYDLDASGDEGEKDKPVAIKDSTPGSSQSSSGSSSSRSRSRSQSRSSSSSRSRSSSQERGRSRRSNSRSSSRSGKASSPRKRTRSPSSSPEREKKRSRSRSSSGERKKRRSRSRSSERRRGQSSGSSHSGSSSKQK, from the exons ATGGATACAAAAATTCCTGGGAAGAGTTTTCGCGTGAGCGACGGAGACTGGATTTGCCCTGATAAGAA GTGTGGAAATGTGAACTTTGCAAGAAGAACAAGCTGTAATAGATGTGGCAGTG aaaAGACAACGGAGGCAAAGATGATGAAAGCAGGAGGGACAGAGATTGGCAAGACCCTGGCTGAGAAGAGTCGGGGCCTCTTTAGTGCAAACGATTGGCAGTGTAAAAC CTGCGGCAATGTGAACTGGGCCAGGAGGTCTGAGTGCAACATGTGTAACACACCTAAATATGCCAAGCTCGAGGAGAGAACAG GATATGGTGGAGGGTTCAATGAGAGGGAGAATGTGGAGTACATTGACCGAGAGGAATCTGATGGAGAATACGACGAG tttgggagaaaaaaaaaaaagtaccgtGGGAAACCTGGTAGCAGGTCTTCCTCGAAGGAGAGTGAAAAGAAGGCGGAACCAGTAAaaccagaagaggaggaggaggaggatgacgacGAAGAGGAAGGAGACCTTTCAAAATACAAACTAGAT GACGATGATGACGACGACGATGATGATGCGGATTTGTCAAAGTACGATCTGGATGCCAGTGGTGATGAGGGGGAGAAGGACAAGCCAGTCGCAATAAAGGATAGCACCCCGGGGTCTTCCCAATCCTCCTCGGGCTCCTCCAGCTCTCGGTCCAGGTCCAG ATCCCAATCTAGAAGCTCATCCAGTTCCAGATCTCGCTCCAGTTCCCAAGAGCGAGGCCGGTCTCGCAGGTCCAACTCCAG ATCCAGCTCCAGGTCTGGAAAGGCCTCTTCTCCCAGGAAGAGGACTCGCTCGCCCTCCTCCTCGCCAGAGAGGGAAAAGAAGCGTAGTCGCTCCAGGTCCTCATctggagagaggaaaaaaaggcGCTCTAGATCACGATCGTCCGAAAG GCGCCGTGGCCAGTCCTCTGGATCTTCCCATTCTGGCTCAAGTTCAAAACAGAAATAA
- the zranb2 gene encoding zinc finger Ran-binding domain-containing protein 2 isoform X2, whose product MCGNVNFARRTSCNRCGSEKTTEAKMMKAGGTEIGKTLAEKSRGLFSANDWQCKTCGNVNWARRSECNMCNTPKYAKLEERTGYGGGFNERENVEYIDREESDGEYDEFGRKKKKYRGKPGSRSSSKESEKKAEPVKPEEEEEEDDDEEEGDLSKYKLDDDDDDDDDDADLSKYDLDASGDEGEKDKPVAIKDSTPGSSQSSSGSSSSRSRSRSQSRSSSSSRSRSSSQERGRSRRSNSRSSSRSGKASSPRKRTRSPSSSPEREKKRSRSRSSSGERKKRRSRSRSSERRRGQSSGSSHSGSSSKQK is encoded by the exons at GTGTGGAAATGTGAACTTTGCAAGAAGAACAAGCTGTAATAGATGTGGCAGTG aaaAGACAACGGAGGCAAAGATGATGAAAGCAGGAGGGACAGAGATTGGCAAGACCCTGGCTGAGAAGAGTCGGGGCCTCTTTAGTGCAAACGATTGGCAGTGTAAAAC CTGCGGCAATGTGAACTGGGCCAGGAGGTCTGAGTGCAACATGTGTAACACACCTAAATATGCCAAGCTCGAGGAGAGAACAG GATATGGTGGAGGGTTCAATGAGAGGGAGAATGTGGAGTACATTGACCGAGAGGAATCTGATGGAGAATACGACGAG tttgggagaaaaaaaaaaaagtaccgtGGGAAACCTGGTAGCAGGTCTTCCTCGAAGGAGAGTGAAAAGAAGGCGGAACCAGTAAaaccagaagaggaggaggaggaggatgacgacGAAGAGGAAGGAGACCTTTCAAAATACAAACTAGAT GACGATGATGACGACGACGATGATGATGCGGATTTGTCAAAGTACGATCTGGATGCCAGTGGTGATGAGGGGGAGAAGGACAAGCCAGTCGCAATAAAGGATAGCACCCCGGGGTCTTCCCAATCCTCCTCGGGCTCCTCCAGCTCTCGGTCCAGGTCCAG ATCCCAATCTAGAAGCTCATCCAGTTCCAGATCTCGCTCCAGTTCCCAAGAGCGAGGCCGGTCTCGCAGGTCCAACTCCAG ATCCAGCTCCAGGTCTGGAAAGGCCTCTTCTCCCAGGAAGAGGACTCGCTCGCCCTCCTCCTCGCCAGAGAGGGAAAAGAAGCGTAGTCGCTCCAGGTCCTCATctggagagaggaaaaaaaggcGCTCTAGATCACGATCGTCCGAAAG GCGCCGTGGCCAGTCCTCTGGATCTTCCCATTCTGGCTCAAGTTCAAAACAGAAATAA